A region from the Prochlorococcus marinus XMU1408 genome encodes:
- the dnaJ gene encoding molecular chaperone DnaJ, whose amino-acid sequence MADFYELLGVSRDADSDTLKRAYRQQARKYHPDVNKEAGAEEKFKEIGKAYEVLSDSQKRARYDQFGEAGLGGAAGMPDMGDMGGFADLFETFFNGFGGSGSPGGGGRPQRRGPQQGDDLRYDLTIDFDKAIFGQEKEIKVPHLETCDVCRGTGAKQGTGPVTCPTCSGAGQVRRATRTPFGSFTQVAECPTCGGTGQIIKDPCNSCGGKGVKQVRKQLRINIPAGVDSGTRLRVSGEGNAGLKGGPSGDLYVFLKVKNHPNLKRDGLTILSEVNISYLQAILGDTIEIETVDGPTKLQIPVGTQPNSILNLENKGVPKLGNPVARGNHQVSVKIKLPTKLSDSERNLLEELAGHYSARGPQHHYHKSGLFGKLFGKN is encoded by the coding sequence ATGGCTGATTTTTACGAACTTTTGGGCGTCAGTAGAGATGCTGATTCTGACACTTTAAAAAGAGCTTATAGGCAGCAAGCTCGAAAATATCATCCTGATGTTAATAAGGAAGCAGGAGCTGAAGAAAAGTTTAAAGAAATAGGTAAGGCATATGAAGTTTTAAGTGATTCTCAAAAGCGAGCTCGTTATGACCAATTTGGAGAAGCCGGATTAGGTGGAGCAGCTGGTATGCCAGATATGGGAGATATGGGCGGCTTCGCAGATTTATTTGAGACCTTTTTTAATGGATTTGGTGGCTCTGGTTCGCCAGGAGGTGGTGGACGCCCTCAAAGACGTGGACCTCAGCAAGGAGATGATTTACGTTACGATCTCACAATTGATTTTGATAAAGCTATATTTGGACAAGAAAAAGAAATCAAAGTTCCTCATCTAGAAACTTGTGATGTTTGCAGAGGAACTGGAGCTAAGCAAGGTACTGGACCAGTGACTTGTCCCACATGTAGTGGGGCTGGTCAAGTAAGAAGAGCTACTCGTACTCCTTTTGGAAGCTTTACCCAAGTAGCTGAATGTCCAACTTGTGGTGGAACTGGACAAATAATTAAGGATCCTTGTAATTCTTGTGGTGGGAAAGGTGTTAAACAAGTAAGAAAACAGTTAAGAATTAATATCCCTGCTGGAGTTGATAGTGGAACCCGCTTAAGAGTTTCTGGAGAGGGTAACGCTGGATTGAAAGGAGGTCCATCTGGGGATTTATATGTATTTTTAAAAGTTAAAAACCATCCAAACCTTAAAAGAGATGGATTGACTATTTTATCTGAAGTAAATATAAGTTATCTTCAGGCGATTTTAGGTGATACGATTGAAATAGAAACAGTAGATGGTCCTACTAAGTTACAAATTCCAGTAGGAACACAACCTAATTCTATTTTAAATTTAGAAAACAAAGGTGTACCAAAACTTGGTAATCCCGTCGCGAGAGGTAATCATCAAGTTTCTGTAAAGATTAAATTACCTACAAAACTGTCAGACTCTGAAAGAAATTTATTAGAAGAATTAGCAGGACATTATTCTGCACGTGGACCTCAACATCATTATCATAAAAGTGGGTTATTTGGTAAGTTATTTGGAAAAAATTAG
- a CDS encoding sulfurtransferase TusA family protein produces MKKKIIIDHYLDLRGLVCPINFVKCCLALETLSLNQVLKVDLDLGEAEISVIEGLKEKGYKVDILKKDSQMVSLMITSE; encoded by the coding sequence GTGAAAAAAAAAATAATAATTGATCATTATTTAGATTTACGTGGTCTTGTTTGTCCAATCAATTTTGTCAAATGCTGTTTAGCTTTAGAAACTTTATCTTTAAACCAAGTTTTAAAAGTGGATTTGGATTTAGGCGAAGCTGAAATAAGTGTTATTGAGGGCTTGAAAGAGAAAGGTTATAAAGTTGATATTCTAAAAAAGGATTCACAGATGGTTTCTTTAATGATAACTAGTGAATAA